The proteins below come from a single Mya arenaria isolate MELC-2E11 chromosome 6, ASM2691426v1 genomic window:
- the LOC128238625 gene encoding cystatin-B-like gives MLAGGAGPVQKANDDVKAVCNELKAEILQKAEKDAVEIFEAVSYRSQLVAGTNLFVKIKVNSNGECIHARIFQPLPCNIEDGGKTAELHSVQKDKQMADEVAYF, from the exons ATGCTTGCCGGAGGTGCTGGTCCAGTTCAGAAAGCCAATGATGATGTCAAGGCAGTCTGTAATGAG CTAAAGGCAGAAATCCTGCAGAAAGCTGAGAAAGATGCAGTAGAGATTTTCGAAGCGGTCTCGTACAGAAGCCAATTGGTAGCTGGAACTAATCTCTTTGTAaag ATCAAAGTGAATTCAAATGGAGAATGTATTCATGCCCGGATCTTCCAGCCCCTGCCATGCAATATAGAGGATGGCGGCAA AACGGCAGAGCTTCACAGCGTACAGAAAGACAAACAGATGGCAGATGAAGTGGCATACTTTTAG
- the LOC128238624 gene encoding xaa-Arg dipeptidase-like produces the protein MDDIKAIVGDVIDQNSAELNRISQSIWNNPELAFNEFHAHSELTDFLEVLGFTVEKSFNLPTAFRATYKTDNAVSGPNIAILCEYDALPGIGHACGHNLIAEVGVAAGLAVKEAMIAAQEENLTGTLTVLGCPAEEGLCGKSDLLRLGAFEGVDVALMAHPSQFNLSRPRYVSMTPLSIKYHGKASHASSHPWDGFNALDAAVQCYTNISHARQQMRPDWRVHGVIKNGGLQPNIIPDETELEYYLRTPTDPEMVTLREKVTGCIEGAALATGCTVDYKFSEKSYSNLISNNTLAEIYERNSAEVGVVIETDEERKRKFGGSTDMGNVSHVIPSLHPKFHIGSFVSNHSKDFTAVAGDSKAQKYTLDVAKALALTALDIYRDKSLLEKIKMDFEADISKQKQTMM, from the exons ATGGACGACATAAAGGCTATTGTAGGCGATGTCATCGATCAAAATTCTGCAGAATTGAACAGAATAAGTCAATCAATATGGAATAACCCGGAACTTGCGTTCAACGAGTTCCATGCTCACTCAGAGCTCACTGACTTTCTGGAGGTCTTAGGGTTTACAGTAGAGAAATCATTCAATCTGCCAACAGCCTTTAGAGCAACATATAAAACAGATAATGCGGTATCAGGACCTAACATTGCCATCTTGTGTGAATATGATGCCCTGCCTGGCATCGGTCATGCCTGTGGTCACAATTTGATTGCTGAGGTTGGTGTGGCAGCAGGGTTGGCTGTAAAGGAAGCCATGATTGCAGCACAGGAAGAGAATCTCACTGGAACT ctCACAGTTCTTGGCTGTCCAGCAGAGGAGGGTCTATGTGGCAAATCTGACTTGCTACGCCTTGGGGCATTTGAAGGTGTTGATGTTGCCCTGATGGCCCATCCATCACAGTTCAACCTCTCCAGGCCCAGATATGTGTCAATGACACC ATTGTCAATCAAGTATCATGGCAAGGCCTCCCATGCATCTTCGCACCCCTGGGATGGTTTCAATGCGCTGGATGCTGCTGTACAATGTTACACCAACATCTCACACGCCCGACAACAGATGAGACCCGATTGGAGAGTGCATG GTGTCATAAAAAATGGTGGTCTGCAGCCTAACATCATCCCTGATGAGACAGAACTGGAATATTACCTGCGTACCCCGACTGACCCGGAGATGGTTACACTCAGAGAGAAGGTCACCGGGTGTATTGAGGGTGCCGCACTGGCCACAGGATGCACT gTTGATTACAAGTTCAGTGAGAAATCCTACTCCAACCTTATATCCAACAACACACTAGCGGAAATCTATGAAAGGAACAGTGCAGAGGTTGGGGTGGTGATCGAAACAGATGAGGAGAGAAAGAGAAAGTTTGGGGGCTCGACAGACATGGGCAACGTTTCACATGTTATTCCCAGTCTTCACCCAAAGTTCCACATTGGGTCGTTTGTTAGTAATCACTCAAAGGACTTTACCGCTGTGGCTGGTGATAGCAAGGCACAGAAATACACCCTCGATGTGGCAAAAGCTCTAGCCCTGACCGCCTTGGATATCTACAGAGATAAAAGTCTActtgaaaaaatcaaaatggaCTTTGAAGCTGATATAAGCAAACAGAAGCAAACTATGATGTAA